Proteins encoded by one window of Sphingosinicella sp. BN140058:
- a CDS encoding TonB-dependent receptor, which yields MTRSKSLTMRWALAASAATSLVTGAAAAQETPATRDQVARDAGGSDEEIIVTAQRREQALIEVPQSISVVSGATLEGQQADSFADYLKLVPGLQLDESRQGQARLIIRGVNTEGVASTVGVYMDETPFGSSSGLVNAAVLAGDFDTFDLDRIEVLRGPQGTFYGASSLSGVLKFVTRAPSTDRIEVRTRAGIETSDGGDASYRGNLVVNIPLSDSVAFRASGTYRREGGFIDSIGTGGSDVDKNINDAEIYGGRASLLIKPSETFNLRLTAVAQNIKADAASLVESDPDTLDTLYGRLTQAQFVPTFSDLRYRVYNATGTLDLGFGELTSSTSYATQKQKLQTDYSFALSPLIEALLGVPNEFFQAQRTDSKKFTQELRLSGESKVADWLVGAYYTSEDGLILQDFIAATPGSTTPIAGLPLIGFARVESDYREIAVFADVTWHLTDRFEIDVGGRYSSNKQKAHQLTDGILVGGANDFGNIRSKEDVFTYSVAPRFALSDDASIYARIAKGFRPGGPNVLPPGAPAEFGSYDSDSVISYEAGLKMQSADRVFGLDIALFHIDWKDIQLLATQDGFNFNANGGGAKVDGAELSARINPTPGLSLSVNGAYTNARLTTDTEIGGLDGDRLPFTPKFSASLNADYKWAVGNDATARIGGSLRHVSSQSGSFDTAFRTENGRQRRVEAYDVIDLRAGVDFGRFSVDAFVRNLGNSHGRTSTTGTDVFGGFPLYPGGAIGTGVIRPRTFGMSLGAEF from the coding sequence ATGACGAGGTCCAAATCCTTGACGATGCGCTGGGCGCTTGCCGCCTCTGCCGCAACCTCGCTCGTCACCGGCGCCGCGGCGGCGCAGGAGACGCCGGCCACGCGAGACCAGGTCGCGCGAGATGCAGGTGGTTCCGATGAGGAAATCATCGTGACCGCGCAGCGGCGGGAACAGGCGCTGATCGAGGTTCCGCAATCGATCTCGGTCGTGTCGGGCGCGACGCTCGAGGGCCAGCAAGCCGACAGCTTCGCCGATTATCTCAAGCTCGTCCCCGGACTGCAGCTGGACGAGAGCCGACAGGGCCAGGCGCGCCTGATCATCCGCGGCGTCAATACCGAGGGCGTCGCTTCCACCGTGGGCGTCTACATGGACGAGACGCCCTTCGGATCGAGCAGCGGCCTGGTCAACGCGGCCGTGCTCGCCGGCGACTTCGACACGTTCGATCTCGACCGGATCGAGGTCCTTCGCGGTCCGCAAGGCACCTTCTATGGCGCGAGTTCCTTGAGCGGCGTGCTCAAATTCGTCACGCGCGCGCCTTCCACCGACCGGATCGAGGTTCGGACACGGGCGGGGATCGAGACCTCGGATGGCGGCGATGCCAGCTACCGCGGCAATCTTGTCGTCAACATTCCCTTGTCCGACAGCGTCGCCTTTCGTGCGTCGGGTACCTATCGGCGGGAGGGCGGCTTCATCGACTCGATCGGAACCGGCGGCTCGGATGTCGACAAGAACATCAACGATGCCGAAATCTATGGCGGCCGCGCCTCGCTCCTGATCAAACCCTCCGAAACCTTCAATCTACGCCTGACCGCCGTGGCCCAGAATATCAAGGCGGACGCAGCGTCGCTGGTCGAGAGCGATCCGGACACGCTCGACACGCTGTACGGCAGGCTCACGCAAGCTCAGTTCGTGCCCACGTTCAGCGATCTGCGCTATCGCGTCTACAACGCCACCGGGACGCTGGACCTCGGGTTCGGCGAGCTGACCTCGTCGACCAGCTACGCGACCCAGAAGCAGAAACTGCAGACGGACTACAGCTTCGCTCTGTCGCCGCTGATCGAAGCGCTTCTGGGCGTGCCGAACGAGTTCTTCCAGGCGCAGAGGACCGATTCCAAGAAGTTCACCCAGGAGCTTCGGCTCTCGGGCGAGAGCAAGGTGGCCGACTGGCTGGTCGGTGCCTATTACACCAGCGAAGACGGCCTCATCCTTCAGGACTTCATTGCCGCAACCCCAGGATCGACGACGCCGATCGCAGGCCTGCCGCTGATCGGCTTCGCGCGGGTGGAATCGGACTATCGCGAAATTGCCGTGTTTGCCGACGTCACCTGGCACCTGACGGACCGCTTCGAGATCGATGTCGGCGGCCGCTACAGCAGCAACAAGCAGAAGGCTCACCAGCTGACCGACGGCATATTGGTCGGCGGCGCGAACGATTTCGGCAACATCCGATCGAAGGAGGACGTGTTCACCTATTCGGTCGCGCCACGCTTCGCGCTCAGCGACGATGCTTCGATCTACGCCCGAATTGCCAAGGGCTTCCGTCCCGGCGGGCCCAACGTCCTGCCTCCGGGAGCTCCCGCCGAGTTCGGCAGCTACGATTCCGATTCGGTGATCAGCTACGAGGCTGGCTTGAAGATGCAGAGCGCCGATCGCGTCTTCGGCCTCGACATCGCGCTGTTCCACATCGACTGGAAGGACATCCAGTTGCTCGCAACCCAGGATGGCTTTAATTTCAACGCCAATGGCGGCGGTGCCAAGGTCGACGGCGCGGAACTCTCCGCCCGGATCAATCCGACCCCCGGTCTCTCGCTGTCCGTGAACGGCGCCTACACCAACGCCCGGCTGACCACCGACACCGAAATCGGCGGTCTCGACGGGGACAGACTACCGTTCACGCCCAAGTTCAGCGCCTCGCTCAACGCCGACTACAAATGGGCGGTCGGCAACGATGCCACGGCCCGCATCGGCGGCTCCTTGCGCCACGTCTCGAGCCAGTCCGGCAGCTTCGACACTGCGTTCCGCACCGAGAACGGGCGGCAACGCCGCGTTGAGGCCTACGACGTAATAGACCTGCGCGCAGGCGTCGATTTCGGGCGCTTCTCCGTGGACGCCTTCGTCCGCAACCTCGGCAACAGCCACGGGCGTACCTCGACCACGGGCACCGACGTGTTCGGCGGCTTTCCTCTCTATCCGGGAGGCGCGATCGGCACCGGCGTGATCCGGCCGCGCACGTTCGGCATGTCGCTGGGTGCCGAATTCTGA